The genomic segment TCCTTCGATGTATCCGTCTCTCTTATCTCTCGCTCCGAGTACATCGGCTATGTCACGCGCCACAGAAGGCTTTTCGGCAATACAAACTATCATTCATTTTCTCTTTAGGTGCGGCAAAGATAAACGAAATCATCCCACGAGACAAATAAAACCGTTCTGCAGGACGAAAAAAATCATTCCGCAAGACAAGGCCAAGCAGCCACCGAGACGTTTAGCACAAATTTAAAAGTCTACTATACAAAATTGACAGTCGAATAAACATTCGGCACCATAAAAAAAACATTAGCGTTCTCCCATACATGGAAAAAGACGTAATTTAGCAATCGGAGAAATAGCCTCTAAAATCTCAATATATAAAACTAATAATATGGTAAAACAAATTCCAATGAAGCACATAGCCTGCCTATCACTGCTTAGCTCATCAATGGCATACGCTGCCGAACGTCCCAACATTATCTACATCTTTACCGACCAGCATACGGCAAATGCCATGAGCTGCGCCGGAAACCCGGATGTGCATACCCCCAATCTGGACAGACTGGCCGCAGCCGGCATTATGTTCCAAAACGCTTATTGTACGGCTCCACTCAGCGGTCCCTCGCGCGGCGCCATGTTCACAGGACACTATCCCGGTTCGGTGGAATTGCTGACCAATGGCGCACCGTTACCGGAAGCGCTCCAAACACAAACACTGGGCACGCTGGTCAAGAATGCCGGATATGAATGTGCATACGGCGGCAAATGGCATGTACCCGAACTTGACATTCCCGACGAAGTACGCGGGTTCGACCAGATACACCGACACAGCGACGACGGATTGGCAGAGGCTTGCGTACAATTCCTTTCACGCAAGCACGACAAGCCTTTCTTCCTCGTGGCCTCTTATGACAATCCGCATAACATTTGCGAATATGCACGCAGCCAGAATCTTCCCTACGGCAACATGGAAATACCCGAAATACGCAACTGTCCGGGACTTCCCCCTAACTTTGCCAAGAATCCTTACGATGCCGATGTCATCGAGGAGGAAAGAGACAATAACTTCAACGTCTACCCCACTGCAACGTTCACCCCTGAGGACTGGCGCATGTACCGCTATACTTACTACCGTCTGGTAGAGAAGGTAGACCGCGAAATCGGTAAGATCATCGACGCCATCGACAAAAACAACCTGTGGAAGAACACCGTTGTTATCTTCTCCAGCGATCATGGAGACGGAATAGGCGCCCACCACTGGAACCAAAAATCGGCCTTATACGAAGAGGTGGTAAATATCCCCCTTATCGTAACCCTGCCCGGCAAGAAGCATGCAGGCGAAAAACTGCCGCAACTCATCAGCAACGGGGTGGACTTCTTTGCCACAATCTGCGACTGGACCGGAGCCGAAAAGCCCGAAAGTACAACAGGAAAATCATTCCGCAAAATAGCAGAAGAGGGTAATCCGCAAGCTCCCCACCAAGACTATGTCATCACCGAAACACGTTTCGACGGCAGCAAAACACGTGGCTGGATGGTACGTACCGAACGTTACAAATACGTGCTGTACGACAAAGGAAGACACCGCGAACAACTGTTCGACATGCAAAACGACAGAGGCGAGACAAGAAACCTGATGATGGAAAACGCTTACGCGAAAGTAGCGCAGCAACATCGAGACATTCTTGAAAACTATATGAATACTTACAAAATCAAGCCTACACGCCCCAAGCTGCACGATGTGCCGGGAAAAGCGCTTCCTAAAAAGGCAAACTCCCACTCATCCAACTAACCTTATAACAATATTAATTACATGAATAAGATTTTATCAACCGTCCTCCTCTTCCTTCCTGCCGTCTGTGCACAAGCGCAGACAGCGGGAAAGGTTACCGTCAGGCTCACCGACACCACTCTGATGCACGAAATGCGTGCAACTCCCTCTCCGTCGGACGGCGCCACCATAAGCGATCGTGCCGTATCTTTCCAATGGCCGCTACCGGCAGAGCTCAACATCCTGCGAAGCGGCTTGGACGGAACAGAAGAGAGCACCCCCAAAAAAGAAGTGGACAAAAGCAAGCTGCGCTATTTCCTGCGTTATTCGCAAAGCCCGACATTCGGACCGGGAAATACCATGCAAATAGAAACCCGCTGGCCTTTCTTCAATCCGGAACAAGACCTGGCACCGGGCACATGGTACTGGCAATATGGCTATGTCACAGGCGGCAAAACCGAATGGAGCGACACACAGCGATTTACGGTAGAACCCAATCCCATGAAGTTTTGCCCGCCCGCTCTGAAAACCGTACTCGAAAAGCTGCCCGCCCATCATCCCCGCGTATGGCTCGACAAGGACGAATGGGACAGTTTCATAGAGAACAGCCAAGGAAAACCCGAACGCCGAACTTATCTCAAACGCGCCAATAAAGTACTCGCCACCCCGATGAAATCCGTAAACGACATCAACTCAGACTTGGCAAAGGGGCTGACCAACAAAGTACAGCAAAGCGCAATGCTCACCCGCGAAAGCCGACGCATCATCGACAGCGAAGAAGCCAATACGGATGTGCTGATTCGCGCATACCTGCTCACCAAAGACCGCCGCTATGCCGATGAAGCCGTTAAGCGTGTCAAGGAAATGGCCACTTGGGGAGACAACAAAAACGTAGTGGGCGACTTCAACGAAGCTACCCTGCTTTCACTCTGTTCCATGGCATACGATGCGCTGTACGACGTTCTGGACAACGCCACGCGCAAATTCCTGCTGAACGAGATAAAAGAATTCGGCAGCAGCATGTACAAACACGACATCAACCGCTTGGAAAACCACATCGCCGACAATCACGTATGGCAGATGACATTCCGCATCCTTACCATGGCAGCTTTCACTGTCTACGGCGAACTGCCCGAAGCCGATGCGTGGACGGACTATTGCTATAACCTGTGGCTCGTCCGCTTCCCCGGCCTGAACAAAGACGGCGGATGGCACAACGGCGATTCCTACTTCCACGTCAACCTCCGCACACTTGTGGAAGTTCCCTATTTCTATACGCGCCTCACCGGATACAACTACTTCTCCGACCCCTGGTATCAGGGAAACGCGCTGTATGTCATCTACCAGCAACCGCCTTTCTCCAAATCGGGCGGTAACGGCAGCTCGCATCAGAATATACTTACTCCCAACGGCACACGCGTAGGATATGCCGATGCTTTGGCACGCATGACAGGAAACACCTATGCCGCAGACTATGTACGCCACATCAGTGAGCGCCAACCCGATATACTCGAACAAGGAAGCACCTCCAAAGCCGGAGGTCTGGCATGGTTCCGCCTGCAATGCGACAAACCACTCCCCAACGGACCGGGATTGAAAGACCTCCCTATGGGGCACGTATTCCCGCAAAGCGGACTGGCTTCGTTTTCCACCGACTTGGACGATACCCGCAAGAGCGCCATGCTCAGCTTCCGCAGCAGTCCTTACGGCAGCACCTCGCACGCCATAGCCAACCAGAACGCTTTCAATACCTTCTGGAACGGGCAGTCGCTCTTTTACAGCAGCGGACACCACATCAGCTTCACCGACAAGCACAGCGTTTACTGCCACCGGGCCACACGCGCCCACAACACAATTCTGGTAAACGGCATGGGGCAACGCATAGGTACGGAAGGCTACGGATGGATTCCACGCCACTATGTCAGCGACCGGATAAGTTACGTTGCAGGCGACGCATCCAAGGCTTACGGCAAAGTAATCTCCCCGCTTTGGTTGCTGCGCGGCAAACAGAGTAATCTGGAATACTCCCCCGAAAATGGCTGGGACGATACCGGACTGAAAATATTCCGCCGCCACATCGTAACGCTGGGCAAAAGCGGCTACTCTTTCATATACGATGAACTGGAAGCTGACAAGCCCGTAACTTGGAGCTACCTGCTACATACAGTCACCAACCCGATGAATGTAGACAAAACCAAGGAATACGTACACATACAAGCCACAAGCAAGGACGGTGTATCCGATGCCTACCTCTTCTCTGCCGGAACATTGAAAACGGACACAACCGGCAGGTTCTTTGTACCCGCCGTTAATTGGCTGCGTGCAGACGAGAACGGACATTTCAAGCCATACCCCAACCACTGGCATTTCACTGCCACATCCGGCAAGCAGAAAGTCTATCGCTTTGCCACAATTGTGCATACGCACGCTAAAGGCACTGATGCAAACACCGTACAGGCTGCGCCCCAAAGACAGAAAGACGGCAGCATACAGGTGGGCGACTGGAATATCAAAGCGAATATTTCCACCGATGGAAAGCCCTCGTTCGAAGTACGGAATACGCGCAAAGGCTACGATGCAAGCGTAAGCTATAAGGATTATGGCCCAACAGTGATACACGACGGCAATAAAAAGACAGAATTGAAAGACGAAGTTCCCGAACTGGAAATCTGACAATCTCTCCTAATTATCCATAAAAACAAGTCCAAAACCACGAACATCACGTGGTCTTGGACTTATTTTTTTATGTCATTCTCATTGTCTGAATGCCATTTTACACAGAAATATAAGAAAACTACACAGAACTAAAAGACAAATCAACGTTCCTACAAAATTACAAAACACACTAAAAAGCAATGGAACTAAAGAATCCCTAATTTAGCAAACAGAAAACAAAACGTAATCATACTATTAAACCCCATATGAAAAGCATGCAGAGATTTTTTCTATTAGCAGTCTGTTTACTCTCCACATTGAGTATTCATGCGCAAAGCTTTACCGTCACCGGAAAGGTTATAGACAATACCGGACTGGAAGTAATCGGTGCCAATATTTCTATCAAAGGGAGTGCAGGCGTTGGAACAATTACCAATATTGACGGACAATATACCCTTAATGTAAACAACCCCGCTAAAGATGTGCTTGTCATTTCTTATATAGGAATGAAAACACAGGAAATAGCGGTAAAAGGCCAAAAACAAATCAATGTGACTTTGCAAGAAGACAGTAAGGTGCTGGATGAGGTGGTTGTCATTGGTTACGGAACAGCCAAACGAGGCGATTTGACCGGTTCTGTCGTATCTGTAAAAAACGAAGACCTGATGCAAACGCCCACCTCGGATGTGGCTCAGGCTTTGGCAGGGCGCGTGGCAGGCGTGCAAATCATGCAAAGCGAAGGCGAACCGGGAGCATCTGTCTCTATTCGTGTGCGTGGCGGTATCTCCATTACCCAAAGCAACGAACCGCTTTATATCATTGACGGTTTTCCCAGCGAAGACGGCATGAGCAGCCTGGATCCCGGTGAAATTGAGACTATCGATATTCTAAAAGATGCTTCTTCAACAGCCATTTACGGAGCTCGCGGAGCCAATGGCGTAGTAGTGATTACTACGAAAAAAGGCACGAAGGACGCTTCAAAAATGAACGTCAGCTTCAATAGTTATATAGGAATACGGAAAGTTAATAAAAAGCTTGATGTACTTTCGTCTAAAGAATATGTGCTGCTGGACTATGAACGCAATTTAGCTTTATATGGAGAAAGCGGCATACGACGGTTCCAGAATGCCTACGGCTCTTTCCAAGAAATAGAAGAAAATTACGGAAACAGAAAAGGCGTAGACTGGCAAGAAGAAGCCTTCGGCCGGGTCACCACCTCACAGAATTATCGTGTGAACATTTCCGGTGGAAATAAAGAACTGAAATACAGTCTTTCCTATAATTATGTAAAAGATCTGGGAGCCATGATAAAAAGCGGAATGGACCGCCACAACGTATCTTTCAACATCTCGCATAAAGCATCCAGCCGTTTTCAAGCCAACGCCCGCCTCAGCTATGACGAATCGAAAACATACGGTATGGGAACTTCGGAAGGAAACAACCGTTTCAACAAAATGGAACATATCTTGCAATACCGCCCTGTCAATTCACTGACAGGCAACGATCGTGATTTGATCACCGGAGATGATGACCTGATTGACGATGAGTCCAATCCGATGCAAAGCCCCATTCTCTCTGCACAAGAAGAAACAAAAATCCGCAAAGTGCGTAGCATGCAGGCTAACGGCGGCTTCACCTTCAACTTCACCAAACGGTTCAGCTTCCGCAACAGTACCGGTATGCGCTATCAGACTTCACGCCAAGACATCTTCTATGGCGAAAAATCCGTTGCCGGCAAACGTTCCAGCATCAACGGCAACATAGCTTACAACGAAAATGGCAGTTTCCAGACCTCCAATGTATTCACTTACGATTATAGAGGTAAGACTCATAAACTGAATGTAATGGCCGGTCAAGAATGGATTTCGCGCTGGTCCAAATACTTGGGAGCCTATGCCACCAACTTCCCGAACAACGACATCGGATTGGACGACATGGGGTTGGGAACTCCGAGTGAAATACGTTCCAGTGTCAACGACGACGACCGCCTGCTTTCATTCTTCGCACGTGCCAACTATAATTTCCGGGAGAAATACTTGTTGACCGCCACAGTGCGTGCCGACGGGTCTTCCAAATTCGCTGCCCACAACAAATGGGGCTTTTTCCCATCCGTCTCCGCAGCATGGCGCCTAAGCGAAGAAGAGTTTATCAAAAAATTAAACTTGTTCTCCGACCTTAAACTCCGGGTGG from the Bacteroides eggerthii genome contains:
- a CDS encoding sulfatase — its product is MVKQIPMKHIACLSLLSSSMAYAAERPNIIYIFTDQHTANAMSCAGNPDVHTPNLDRLAAAGIMFQNAYCTAPLSGPSRGAMFTGHYPGSVELLTNGAPLPEALQTQTLGTLVKNAGYECAYGGKWHVPELDIPDEVRGFDQIHRHSDDGLAEACVQFLSRKHDKPFFLVASYDNPHNICEYARSQNLPYGNMEIPEIRNCPGLPPNFAKNPYDADVIEEERDNNFNVYPTATFTPEDWRMYRYTYYRLVEKVDREIGKIIDAIDKNNLWKNTVVIFSSDHGDGIGAHHWNQKSALYEEVVNIPLIVTLPGKKHAGEKLPQLISNGVDFFATICDWTGAEKPESTTGKSFRKIAEEGNPQAPHQDYVITETRFDGSKTRGWMVRTERYKYVLYDKGRHREQLFDMQNDRGETRNLMMENAYAKVAQQHRDILENYMNTYKIKPTRPKLHDVPGKALPKKANSHSSN
- a CDS encoding DUF4962 domain-containing protein gives rise to the protein MNKILSTVLLFLPAVCAQAQTAGKVTVRLTDTTLMHEMRATPSPSDGATISDRAVSFQWPLPAELNILRSGLDGTEESTPKKEVDKSKLRYFLRYSQSPTFGPGNTMQIETRWPFFNPEQDLAPGTWYWQYGYVTGGKTEWSDTQRFTVEPNPMKFCPPALKTVLEKLPAHHPRVWLDKDEWDSFIENSQGKPERRTYLKRANKVLATPMKSVNDINSDLAKGLTNKVQQSAMLTRESRRIIDSEEANTDVLIRAYLLTKDRRYADEAVKRVKEMATWGDNKNVVGDFNEATLLSLCSMAYDALYDVLDNATRKFLLNEIKEFGSSMYKHDINRLENHIADNHVWQMTFRILTMAAFTVYGELPEADAWTDYCYNLWLVRFPGLNKDGGWHNGDSYFHVNLRTLVEVPYFYTRLTGYNYFSDPWYQGNALYVIYQQPPFSKSGGNGSSHQNILTPNGTRVGYADALARMTGNTYAADYVRHISERQPDILEQGSTSKAGGLAWFRLQCDKPLPNGPGLKDLPMGHVFPQSGLASFSTDLDDTRKSAMLSFRSSPYGSTSHAIANQNAFNTFWNGQSLFYSSGHHISFTDKHSVYCHRATRAHNTILVNGMGQRIGTEGYGWIPRHYVSDRISYVAGDASKAYGKVISPLWLLRGKQSNLEYSPENGWDDTGLKIFRRHIVTLGKSGYSFIYDELEADKPVTWSYLLHTVTNPMNVDKTKEYVHIQATSKDGVSDAYLFSAGTLKTDTTGRFFVPAVNWLRADENGHFKPYPNHWHFTATSGKQKVYRFATIVHTHAKGTDANTVQAAPQRQKDGSIQVGDWNIKANISTDGKPSFEVRNTRKGYDASVSYKDYGPTVIHDGNKKTELKDEVPELEI
- a CDS encoding SusC/RagA family TonB-linked outer membrane protein; the encoded protein is MKSMQRFFLLAVCLLSTLSIHAQSFTVTGKVIDNTGLEVIGANISIKGSAGVGTITNIDGQYTLNVNNPAKDVLVISYIGMKTQEIAVKGQKQINVTLQEDSKVLDEVVVIGYGTAKRGDLTGSVVSVKNEDLMQTPTSDVAQALAGRVAGVQIMQSEGEPGASVSIRVRGGISITQSNEPLYIIDGFPSEDGMSSLDPGEIETIDILKDASSTAIYGARGANGVVVITTKKGTKDASKMNVSFNSYIGIRKVNKKLDVLSSKEYVLLDYERNLALYGESGIRRFQNAYGSFQEIEENYGNRKGVDWQEEAFGRVTTSQNYRVNISGGNKELKYSLSYNYVKDLGAMIKSGMDRHNVSFNISHKASSRFQANARLSYDESKTYGMGTSEGNNRFNKMEHILQYRPVNSLTGNDRDLITGDDDLIDDESNPMQSPILSAQEETKIRKVRSMQANGGFTFNFTKRFSFRNSTGMRYQTSRQDIFYGEKSVAGKRSSINGNIAYNENGSFQTSNVFTYDYRGKTHKLNVMAGQEWISRWSKYLGAYATNFPNNDIGLDDMGLGTPSEIRSSVNDDDRLLSFFARANYNFREKYLLTATVRADGSSKFAAHNKWGFFPSVSAAWRLSEEEFIKKLNLFSDLKLRVGYGLAGNNRVASYTSLDLLTSTRYPIGEALSPGYATSGIPSADLKWESNKTLNVGIDMGFLEQRIIVSPEFYLNKSSNLLLNSRVPTSSGHKTMMRNIGKTSNIGFDLSITSVNIQKKNFTWTTNFNVSHNRNKIEALSGEQYFLEEARFGYDQKTHKIEVGKPIGQFYGYKTLGLYQVEDFDYNAKDQTYTLKEGIPYMSGTFNRSDIRPGMWKFDDRNGDKVIDDSDMSVIGNANPDFYGGLNNQFKYKGWDFNFFFTFSYGGEVLNATKLTNTKTATTNYSVLNIANSSNRWMTVNSEGQLITDPEEMAAINAGRTVACIYDMEAGDKYIHSWAVEDASYLRLSNVNLGYTFDRKKLRNFNIQSLRLYFTGSNLFVWTPYSGFDPEVSTKGNNLTPGVDYGAYPRNRSYVFGLNITF